ATCTGAGCATCCGTTATTCTTCATGCCAAGGGTGGTAAATAGAGTGTTTGAAAGTGTACGCTCACTATTTACCAGAACAACTTTACTTGATGTTTGTTAAATCTTTAATTTAAGGATCAGGGCATAATATCCTCTGACTTATTGAATATAGCAAATTAGTTTCTTCACAAAATCCATATGATATTGCAATTTCTTGTTCCACCTATACTTTGTTGTTTGTTGGATGACCAATTGCTACCTTACATATGCAGCTATGCCTACTAGAGGCACAACTTACTTTTTGagaacaattttatttattttttcattgaAGAATTCAGGCTATCTTGTATGCCATCCTTAGAAAATAATCATTCCTGAAAACAAAATGAATTGTATAGCTGGAACAGCTTCACTTAGTGTTTGTTAAATGTTTAATGTAAGCATTAGGGCATCATATCCTCTGGATGATGTAGTAAATTAGTTTCTAAACAAAATCCATTTGATACTGTATTCTGATTCTTCTTTTATCACATCTGCCTTTGCATCACTTGCTGGATGACCCATTGCTACCTCAAAAGGCACAACTTAATTTCTGAGGAAAATTGTTTTTGTGAAATGGTAGTCAAGGCATGAGGTTTTCCCCTTGACTAAGGCTTGTCAATGGGAAGATATAACTTCACTCTTTCAATTGATTATAGGGCTGAAGTGTAGATCATTGAAAATGTTATGAAATATTGGAGAAGCAGCTTAAGAGCTTAAGAAGAACTAGTTGTTGAAAGCtgccttttcttttttttgtctAATCATATGAACTAGTTGTGAAGTTTGGATTGGTCTCCTATGCAATCCAATGATGAAAAAAATTATGAATCTAGTTTGTTCCAAAAGTGATTCAATATCCAGGATGCTACTCTATACATGTGAGAAATGTTTGGCTTTATGATCTCTTACCAGAGGAATTCTTTATTTTGTCACTACCACTGGATGGACTTCTTGCAGCCATTGTTACTCGCTCTTCTAAAGTTAGATTTGTCAGCTTTTCATCATTCCTTTAAATAAGCGAATAATGTTATCACTTATAACCTTATAGCCCTTCGAGCATCTGAAGTTATCCATACGGTTTCTTTATGTCAATGTAAAATTCCACTGATGTACATTGTCTCAGAATCACCAAGTATTTGAGAAGCACTTCTTTTGCGGTTGACTCACTGACCTCTCTGCCAAAATGGTACAAGAGTCGACCTAGCAAGAAAGTTTCTTGTTGCTAAATACCCAGCACCTAGTTGGTACGAAGAACACAAGCAACCCTATCAGTTCTCTGCTTTCTGATCTCTTTTGAATTCTTTTCCACATTGTTAAACCGTGTCCATATACCCATGCATAAAATCCTTTCCAGGTGGTCGATTATCACCATTTTGTATTGTATTGATTAGTTATATCGTTCCACGCCAATTGTTACACGAATGAGCTAAAGATTTTCTCTGTATTATTCTCACAGGATCTCTATAGGACCATATTGTGCAGAGGAAAAACTGAGCAGTGGTCTGTTGCAGCTGCCAACTTCATGGCAGGGGCTGCAGCAGGTTGCACAACTTTAGTGATCATCTACCCACTGGACATAGCTCATACCCGCCTTGCAGCAGACATTGGCCTGGCTGAAGCACGCCAATTCAGAGGTATCAGCCATTTCCTGCAAACTGTATACAAGAAAGATGGCATTCAAGGCATCTACCGAGGCCTACCTGCGTCGATCCACGGAATGATCATTCATCGTGGCCTATATTTTGGTGGATTCGATACTGCTAAAGATCTCGTTCTTTCAGATGACTCGCCATTGTGGAAGCGTTGGATAGCTGCTCAAGTTGTCACGACACTAGCCAGCTTGACATCATATCCACTAGATACTGTTCGAAGACGGATGATGATGCAATCTGGGTTGGAGAAACCGATGTATAATAGCACTTTGGATTGTTGGAGGAAGATTTATAAGCTCGAGGGTCTAACATCATTCTATCGTGGTGCGGTATCCAACATGTTTAGGAGTACAGGAGCAGCTGCTATATTGGTTTTGTACGACGAGGTAAAGAAATTCATGAGATGGGGTGGTTTTTGACAAGCTAGGAAAACATTTTACGAGATTTTTTTTCCCGACCGAGCGGTTACAGGAAACACAGATTGCAATAACATCAAATGAGAATGCATCTTCTCTACACTGTTTTTTTCCCCCCTTAATCTCTGAAGGTTGTTGACATTTAAAGAATTTCACGCTTTATTTTCTTGTTCAGATTATTTTTGCTGTATTTTATGCAGCTTATTATTCTGTCCAAATTAGAATGGTAGGATTAAGTACATGGgtagattagatttaattgagtCCATATGAAGGGACTTAATTTTCATAAGATGTGCTTACTTATTAAAACTTATATACTTAATTACTATTAAAGTAACTAAATCTAATTAAGTGATTTAATATTTCAATGCATATTAAGAGAGtttgaattaaataaatatgaatttaATGTGTAGATCTAATAATCCGGTTCATTAATATTGATGGGTTGTTAATGATAGATGGAGCTTTAAGGTGAATAGCCCCTGTAGGATGAGTTTGGTATATAAAAGAAGATGTTCATGAATTAGGATATGTTCTAAAGCCTCTTCAATCTCTTCTTTTCCTTATCAAGAGAGAACTAAGGATTGTCGTCGTCCATTCCTGTAGAAGGCTATTCTGCACTAGCAAGAACTCTGGCGATAAATAAGAAGCAATCCTTTTTTGTGATGGATTCAGGTCAGCCATTCATGAGTTATTGTTTCGATTTTGTATTGTGCTTTAGAGACTAATaaaagttagatcctgttgtaaATGCGTCCCTTAGTTCATATATGATGTATTGTAAATATAACAACTGGTATCCGTGCTTAAGATTGACTTATTATCAGTTTTTAAGGCGGAAGGATTATTTTTCAACGTTTTGGCATAAATACATCAATTTTTGCATTTGATTCCATATGAATGAACAAAATTTATGTATATTCATTAAATGTAGCATGGATAGATTAGGATTTGGATAGATTATGATTTAACCTATGAATAGAGTTTTTTGCATTATCTGCGAAGAACGAGATTGACAGTGTGATTTTAGGATAGAAAATTACATTCAGAAATGAACGTTTTCtgatatcaatcgattgggaaggttcccaatcgattgggagttgcgGATTCGTGGGCAGAAGCTTCCTGAATCAATCATCCAATCGATTGATGTTCGCCAATCGATTGGCGTAAGGTTTAATTGATTGGGATGCTTAAGTTTGCAAGTTTATAAACAGAAGGGTCCAgaatcgatcagctaattgaTTGGTGTTTACTAATCAATCATCATGAGGAATCAATCGATTCGGATTGCTCGATTACGACAAGAATCCAACCggaagcctctggatcgattgggtcaacaatcgatcagtcaattaaTTGAAGGTTGTAAGGAATTCAAAAGAGAGCTTCTAGATCGATTGAGGTAACTAATCAATTAATGTTTGTGAAGAAATAAATAGAGAGCTTCTGaattgattggctaatcgattagaattcatcaatcgatcggctaatcgattgacaTTCGTTGGGTTGCCCATAGAAGGTTTTTATATCGATTAACATTTGTCTCGATTGGAGTGGATGAATGAGTGAACAGAAGCCTTTTCGATTGATCGGTGGATTGTTTCATATGTGTTCAATCGATTGGCACACGTGTGAATCGATTCATATCCATTCTCGATCGATTGATAAGGTGTCAATTGATATCCAATACCAATAGATTAATAACTGAATTTAGCTTAGTTTTTAGCAATTTCTTCCTAAATTCTTCTCCGCTCTTACTACTTAGTTAAACCTATATTATTGCTAAAGCAAGAACTATTGGGGAGGCTAGGAGTATTTTAGTGTAGAGGGATGTATGTCCATGCTAAGGATAATTGACCCAAAGAAAAATCATTCTTATACCGAATATATGTTTAAGGAAGCTCACAAATTAAGATAAACTTCTTGATCATACACATGGTGTGTCGGCCTAAAGGAAGGGGCACCATGTGGCCGATTAGAAGCATTATGAGTGATGCTATAAAACATAAGCTAACTAAGGAAGCTTATGAATAAAGTATCATATGCATAATGTGTTGACCCAAAGGAAGGCGAGTTGTGTGACAGAAGAAGGTAATCATGAGTTATTTTGAGAGTACCAATAGCAAGTTACAATTTAGTCCAAAGACTTAATGTAATGTTGCACTAGATATCTCTATTAATACCCATATAGTTGTATGTTTCgtttattatatttttgttattGCACAACTATAATGATACATGCATTGTTTGTTAAATTGAgctatgtttttttacttttgttTATGTAGTACTCTCAATGT
This genomic stretch from Zingiber officinale cultivar Zhangliang chromosome 7A, Zo_v1.1, whole genome shotgun sequence harbors:
- the LOC122001788 gene encoding probable ADP,ATP carrier protein At5g56450, whose translation is MESTSSSLASVGGGGWRSKGRIWEFQRDMIAGAVMGGAVHTVVAPIERAKLLLQTQESNAALLGRGRRFRGMIDCIARTVREEGMLSLWRGNGTGVIRYYPSVALNFSLKDLYRTILCRGKTEQWSVAAANFMAGAAAGCTTLVIIYPLDIAHTRLAADIGLAEARQFRGISHFLQTVYKKDGIQGIYRGLPASIHGMIIHRGLYFGGFDTAKDLVLSDDSPLWKRWIAAQVVTTLASLTSYPLDTVRRRMMMQSGLEKPMYNSTLDCWRKIYKLEGLTSFYRGAVSNMFRSTGAAAILVLYDEVKKFMRWGGF